ATCACCGAAGTGGTCGGCATGCTCATCAAAGCTGTCGTGCCTCAAGTGGCTATGGGCGAGGTGTGCGTCATCAAGCGCACGGGTCGAGAGCCTCTTTTTGCAGAGGTTGTGGGATTCACACGCGACGAAGCCTTCCTCTCCCCTCTTGGAGATATGGCTGGCATCGGCCCCTCATCAGAAGTCATCCCCTTGCGAATGCCTCTTCATATTAAAATCGGGCCCGAAGTTCTCGGCCGCGTACTGAATGGACTTGGAGAACCGCTAGATGCGGATGTGAAAGGCCCATTAAACCTTAAAGACACTTTTTCGATTCTCAATACTCCGCCAGATCCACTAAAGCGCAAAGTCATCAGCGAGCCTATCTCCACTGGCGTTCGCGCAATCGACGGGATCTTGACCTGCGGAAAAGGACAGAGAATGGGTATTTTTGCGGGCGCGGGCATGGGTAAGTCAACCCTACTCGGGATGATTGCCCGGAATGCAAAAGCAGACGTCAATGTCATTGCGCTCATCGGTGAGAGGGGCCGCGAGGTCCGCGAATTCCTTGAGAACGATCTTGGTGAAGAGGGCATGAAGCGCTCTGTCATCGTGGTCTCGACATCCGATCAGCCCGCTCAACTCAGACTCAATGCCGCCTACGTCGGTACTGCAATTGCAGAGTACTTCCGCGATCAGGGCAAGAGCGTCATCCTCATGATGGAC
The Chlamydiales bacterium genome window above contains:
- the sctN gene encoding type III secretion system ATPase SctN; this encodes MDPNPEFDRLISDLEEVELTSMHGRITEVVGMLIKAVVPQVAMGEVCVIKRTGREPLFAEVVGFTRDEAFLSPLGDMAGIGPSSEVIPLRMPLHIKIGPEVLGRVLNGLGEPLDADVKGPLNLKDTFSILNTPPDPLKRKVISEPISTGVRAIDGILTCGKGQRMGIFAGAGMGKSTLLGMIARNAKADVNVIALIGERGREVREFLENDLGEEGMKRSVIVVSTSDQPAQLRLNAAYVGTAIAEYFRDQGKSVILMMDSVTRFARALREIGLAAGEPPARAGFTPSVFATLPKLLERSGNSEKGSITAFYTVLVAGDDINEPVSDETRSILDGHIILSSDLARQYHYPAIDVLGSISRILTHITDKEHQQFIGKVREVLAHYKKNELLIRIGEYKPGSDKGADFAIKYIDKVNRFLKQQVDEISSFEETVQQLKALFR